Proteins found in one Paenibacillus wynnii genomic segment:
- the ndk gene encoding nucleoside-diphosphate kinase encodes MEQTYLMIKPDGVQRGLIGRIVARLEDKGFKLVAAKLLTVTEQQAKRHYAEHESKDFFQELVSFITSGPVFAMVWEGDDVVTLSRMLIGKTKVGEALPGTIRGDFASHTPLNLIHGSDSPESAKREISNFFAPEELAQYQKDIAAWI; translated from the coding sequence ATGGAACAAACGTACCTGATGATCAAACCAGATGGTGTACAGCGTGGATTAATTGGCCGCATCGTTGCCCGTCTGGAGGATAAAGGATTCAAATTGGTAGCAGCAAAGCTGTTAACGGTTACAGAACAACAGGCAAAGAGACATTACGCCGAGCATGAAAGTAAAGACTTTTTCCAAGAGTTGGTTTCGTTTATTACATCAGGTCCTGTTTTTGCAATGGTTTGGGAAGGTGATGACGTTGTAACCTTGTCGCGGATGCTCATCGGCAAGACCAAGGTAGGCGAGGCTTTACCGGGTACTATTCGCGGTGATTTTGCCAGTCATACTCCCCTTAACCTGATCCATGGCTCCGATTCTCCCGAAAGCGCGAAGCGAGAAATTAGCAACTTTTTTGCTCCAGAAGAATTAGCTCAGTATCAAAAAGACATCGCAGCTTGGATTTAG
- a CDS encoding CheR family methyltransferase gives MSEREVSAVDPDYTGFIHNINKSTGIDLSQYKEAQMKRRLTTLRVKNGYHSFADFFAAMMKDKALFYEFLDRMTINVSEFWRNPNRWEVLRDVILPELQQGNRRLKVWSAACSTGEEPYTLAMILSDKGILGQTGILATDIDDGALAKAKQGIYLERSLKDVPKDVAQRYFTPEGPIFKVSDSLKKHIDFRKQNLLLDKFDEGFDLIICRNVMIYFTEEAKNKLYQKFSSSLRPGGYLFVGSTEQIFTPSQYNFESTETFFYRKK, from the coding sequence ATGTCCGAACGTGAAGTGTCAGCCGTGGATCCTGATTACACCGGGTTTATCCATAACATTAACAAGAGTACAGGAATCGATCTGTCTCAATACAAGGAAGCCCAGATGAAACGGCGTCTGACTACTCTTCGTGTAAAGAATGGATATCATAGTTTCGCCGACTTTTTTGCCGCAATGATGAAAGATAAGGCCTTATTTTATGAGTTTTTGGATCGTATGACAATTAATGTATCGGAATTCTGGCGTAATCCCAATCGCTGGGAAGTATTGCGTGATGTTATACTGCCTGAGCTGCAGCAGGGGAACCGCAGGCTGAAGGTATGGAGTGCCGCTTGTTCCACAGGAGAAGAGCCTTATACACTGGCAATGATCCTGTCCGACAAAGGCATTCTTGGGCAGACGGGAATTCTGGCTACGGATATTGATGATGGTGCATTAGCCAAAGCTAAACAAGGCATTTACCTGGAACGTTCGCTTAAAGATGTACCGAAGGATGTAGCTCAGCGTTACTTTACACCTGAAGGGCCAATTTTTAAGGTGAGCGATTCCCTGAAGAAGCATATCGATTTCCGCAAACAGAATTTGTTGCTAGACAAGTTTGATGAAGGTTTTGACCTTATAATATGCCGTAATGTAATGATCTATTTTACTGAAGAAGCCAAGAACAAGCTCTACCAAAAATTCTCCAGCAGCCTTCGTCCCGGCGGATATTTATTCGTTGGAAGCACAGAGCAGATCTTCACGCCTTCTCAATACAACTTCGAATCCACGGAGACGTTCTTCTATCGTAAAAAATAA